AGGCGCCGGCCGCAGGCTCAAGGGCGGATCTCACTGCGATCGCGACACATTCCGAAGACCCATTCTGCAACAGGCTCTATGGGCCCCAGGATGGCATCTCGTGCGTCATGTTCATCAAGTGCCCCAATCTTCGGATACTTGAAAAGACGTTCGGCGTAAGATTTGGAATCGCCGGCCAATCCAAGGATCTGTGGTAGCCCGGCTCCCACCAGTGTGACAGGCAGATTCGCCTGGCTGGTGCGATGGATGGCCATGATGAGCGCGCTGAATTCCTTTTTTTTGAGATACTGCATTTCGTCGATCAGTATGACGATCGGGGCGCCGGCTGATTTTGCGGCCCGCCCGATCGATAAGAACAAACTTGGCAGGTCCGCCTCAAGATCACCGCTATCCGCCGCCCCGATTTCCGGATCAATTCCCAGCTCAAGATCTATGTCGTGCACTTTCATCTTGATCGACCTGACAAAACCGCTCAGAACGCGAAGGGCCTGCCGTGCCGAACTCCTGCCCAACTCAATCAGACTCAGTGAGATCAGTATTTTCCGCAGTCCTGGAACCAGAAGCTCCGGAAGGGATTTGTCCTCATGCGCTTCGATATAGAGCGTTTTGAATGCTTCCCGCTGGGCGGTGTCGTCGATACGTGTCAGCAATACGGTTTTGCCAACCCCACGAAGCCCCACCAGAATGCTGCTTTGAGCAGGCTTGCCCAGGGCGATGCGGCGGAGGGTGACGCCGATACCGTCGAGAACGGCCGAACGACCGGCAAGTTCAGGCGGTGGATTGCCCGCGCCAGGTGCGAATGGATTGCGAACCGGATCCATATGGCGCCTCCTATAACGAATTTACCCGTTTATACCAGATTTCCGGTAAAAATGGATAAACTCATTCAAACCGCCGCCCACCCAGGCTGGCCGTCGCCGATCACCCTGTCGCCGGCACCAGACTGACCGGCCGGCCCGGCTCGGGCACCGTCTCGCCGGGATAGGGGGCGAGGCCCGGATAGCCGGCGGGCAGAACCGGCGGCGTGGGGGTGGCCGGGGTGATCTGTGGCGGCGGCAGCTCGCGCGGGGGCGCGGCGGGTCCGTCATGCACGGGCAGGGCCGGTGTCGCAGGGGGTATGGAAGGCGATGGGGCCAGCGGCTCGACCGGTGGCGCCGGCTCCGGTGCTGCCTGCATCGCCGCCTGCATCTCGATCTGGCGGGTCAGATCGATGACCCGGCTGCGCTCGGCGCTGGCCTCGGTGACCGTGATTAGGCCACGGCGCAGCCAGGCGTCGATGCGCCGGCCATGGTCGGCCAGTTCGGTCGCGGTCATCACCTGTGGCGCCGGCAGCGGCTGGGGTGGTGCCGGCGGCAGCACCGCATCGACGATGCGGGCGCGTTCCGCCTGGGCCTCGCCCTGGGTCATCACCCGATCGACGACCATCTGGTCCAGCGCCCGGAACCGGGCCATGGTCTCGGCCGGGGTGGGGGCCGGCATCAGCGGATCGATGGTGACCGAGGCTGGATAGGACAGCGGCAGCAGCCCGCCCAGATTGACCGCCCGGCGGTCGGCGGCCAGTTTCGCGGTCACCCGGTTGTCGGCCTTCAGCCGCGCCATGGTTTCGAACCGCCGCGCCATGCCGGCATCGAGCAGCGCGTCGACCGCGGCCGGCGGCTGTGGCGCCACACTGCCCGGCGGCCACACCACCGGTTGCCACACGGCCGGATCATGGAGGATCGGCTGGTCCAGGCCGGGATCAGCCGGCACCGGCCGGCCATCGGGCGTCATCACGATGATCGGATCGGTGCTGGGCAGGATGATCCCCTCGGGCGGCAGATCGTCAGGCTCATGCGCCATGGGCGCGCAGCTGGCCGCCATCGCCGCCAGCAGCGAGGCGGTGGCGAG
The Tistrella bauzanensis DNA segment above includes these coding regions:
- a CDS encoding serine/threonine-protein kinase; translation: MTQSRRSAFHPLRLATASLLAAMAASCAPMAHEPDDLPPEGIILPSTDPIIVMTPDGRPVPADPGLDQPILHDPAVWQPVVWPPGSVAPQPPAAVDALLDAGMARRFETMARLKADNRVTAKLAADRRAVNLGGLLPLSYPASVTIDPLMPAPTPAETMARFRALDQMVVDRVMTQGEAQAERARIVDAVLPPAPPQPLPAPQVMTATELADHGRRIDAWLRRGLITVTEASAERSRVIDLTRQIEMQAAMQAAPEPAPPVEPLAPSPSIPPATPALPVHDGPAAPPRELPPPQITPATPTPPVLPAGYPGLAPYPGETVPEPGRPVSLVPATG
- a CDS encoding ATP-binding protein, which produces MDPVRNPFAPGAGNPPPELAGRSAVLDGIGVTLRRIALGKPAQSSILVGLRGVGKTVLLTRIDDTAQREAFKTLYIEAHEDKSLPELLVPGLRKILISLSLIELGRSSARQALRVLSGFVRSIKMKVHDIDLELGIDPEIGAADSGDLEADLPSLFLSIGRAAKSAGAPIVILIDEMQYLKKKEFSALIMAIHRTSQANLPVTLVGAGLPQILGLAGDSKSYAERLFKYPKIGALDEHDARDAILGPIEPVAEWVFGMCRDRSEIRP